One bacterium genomic region harbors:
- a CDS encoding arsenate reductase ArsC has translation MAKLKVLFLCTGNSCRSQMAEGWARALQGDVIEPYSAGLEKHGMNPLAVKVMAE, from the coding sequence ATGGCGAAGCTGAAGGTGCTCTTCCTGTGCACGGGCAACTCCTGCCGTAGCCAGATGGCTGAGGGGTGGGCGCGCGCGTTGCAGGGCGACGTCATCGAGCCTTACTCCGCCGGCCTCGAGAAGCACGGGATGAACCCGCTGGCCGTCAAGGTGATGGCCGAGG